In Microvenator marinus, one genomic interval encodes:
- a CDS encoding ABC transporter ATP-binding protein — protein MSKKEKPDSSIGGAFKETSELQMSEWEVVKRLWHFMKPYWSLFAISLVLLPIITGLTLVQPWLLQLAIDNHFVPKDLNGFGLVVGGYAAAMFSVAALQFLQTWIMQLAGQRALRDLRQALFEHVQHLSTKFFQSQPVGRLMARMTTDIESLQEALASGMITMIGDVMMLVGIVVILLIKDWQFALASFVVVPFLVGLTAVFRHFMRKAFREIRVKVARLYSYLQESVTGISVIQLFVREKRGLEEYQRINEEYRNANFMAIRYDAMLYSVVETVGSITVGVIIWYGSGQVLQDAISLGVLVAFIEYMQKFFVPIRDLAQKYNFLQSAITAGERIFELLDQTDKIPQSESTRDVPEHIDSIEFKNVSFAYKTDEWVLRDVSFKVGRGEKVALVGHTGAGKSTIITLLTRLRDVTEGAILINGIDIREFDVQEYRHKFAVVLQDCFLFQGSVLENITLGDEIPMDEVERATQAVHAWKLIQAYPEKFQQSVQERGANLSAGERQLISFARALVHKPEVLILDEATANVDTQTESLLQSAVENMLERQTSVVVAHRLSTIQKADTILVLHRGELIERGSHAELLASDGHYAKLHRLQYRPSAPAKAS, from the coding sequence ATGAGTAAGAAAGAAAAGCCTGACAGCTCAATAGGCGGGGCGTTTAAAGAAACTTCTGAACTCCAAATGAGCGAGTGGGAGGTCGTCAAACGACTCTGGCACTTCATGAAGCCATACTGGTCGCTCTTTGCGATCTCGCTGGTTTTGCTGCCGATCATCACGGGCCTTACCCTCGTTCAACCCTGGCTGCTTCAGCTTGCCATCGACAATCACTTTGTGCCCAAAGACCTCAATGGGTTCGGGCTCGTCGTGGGAGGATACGCAGCCGCCATGTTCAGTGTGGCGGCGCTTCAATTCCTGCAGACTTGGATCATGCAGCTTGCGGGTCAGCGCGCCCTTCGAGACCTGAGACAAGCACTCTTTGAGCACGTTCAGCACCTTTCTACGAAGTTTTTCCAATCCCAGCCCGTCGGGCGCCTCATGGCCCGCATGACCACGGATATCGAGTCCCTACAGGAGGCGCTCGCCTCCGGGATGATTACCATGATTGGCGATGTCATGATGTTGGTGGGCATCGTCGTCATTCTACTCATCAAGGATTGGCAATTCGCGCTCGCGAGCTTTGTCGTCGTGCCCTTCCTGGTCGGACTTACGGCGGTGTTTCGGCATTTCATGCGCAAGGCTTTTCGAGAAATCCGAGTCAAAGTCGCGCGCCTCTATTCCTATCTGCAAGAGAGCGTCACAGGGATATCGGTCATTCAGCTTTTTGTGCGCGAAAAGCGCGGCTTGGAAGAATACCAACGAATCAACGAAGAGTACCGAAACGCTAACTTTATGGCGATCCGCTACGACGCCATGCTCTATTCCGTGGTCGAAACCGTCGGTAGCATCACCGTCGGCGTAATCATTTGGTACGGGAGCGGTCAGGTCCTACAAGACGCTATTTCACTCGGCGTATTGGTCGCGTTCATCGAATACATGCAGAAATTCTTCGTTCCTATTCGCGACCTCGCCCAAAAATACAACTTCTTACAAAGCGCCATCACCGCTGGCGAGCGAATCTTCGAACTCCTCGACCAAACGGACAAGATCCCGCAATCCGAGAGCACTCGAGACGTCCCCGAACACATCGATTCCATCGAATTCAAGAACGTTTCGTTTGCCTATAAGACCGACGAATGGGTGCTTCGAGATGTGTCGTTCAAAGTCGGGCGCGGTGAAAAAGTAGCCCTGGTCGGACACACAGGCGCCGGGAAGTCTACGATCATCACCCTTTTGACCAGGCTGCGCGACGTCACCGAAGGTGCAATTCTCATCAACGGAATCGATATCCGTGAGTTTGATGTTCAAGAGTACCGACACAAATTTGCGGTCGTCCTTCAAGATTGCTTCCTCTTCCAAGGCAGCGTCCTCGAGAATATCACGCTTGGAGACGAAATTCCGATGGATGAGGTCGAGCGTGCCACTCAGGCCGTTCACGCATGGAAACTTATCCAAGCGTATCCAGAAAAGTTTCAACAATCCGTGCAAGAGCGCGGCGCAAATCTCTCGGCGGGCGAACGCCAACTCATCTCTTTTGCGCGCGCGCTTGTACACAAGCCTGAGGTGTTGATCCTGGACGAAGCCACGGCGAATGTTGACACCCAAACTGAATCTCTTTTGCAAAGCGCGGTCGAGAACATGTTGGAACGACAGACCTCCGTTGTCGTAGCGCACCGACTTTCTACGATACAAAAGGCCGACACCATTTTGGTGCTTCACCGAGGCGAACTCATCGAGCGTGGTTCACATGCCGAGCTCCTTGCCTCTGACGGCCACTACGCCAAACTCCATCGTCTACAGTACCGTCCAAGCGCACCGGCCAAGGCAAGTTGA
- a CDS encoding ABC transporter ATP-binding protein, which yields MGRIEFKGIAKAFGSLHVLRGVDLVVEPGEVFFIIGQSGAGKSVLVKHLIGLIRPDAGRIFLDDVDVTDLTEKELYDVRKRCAMVFQNSTLFDSMTLLDNVALPIRKHKSVSTKDARQMALEKLKLVGMADYHDRYPADFGDGMRKKVAIARALTLDPEYVIFDEPTTGIDPISAAMVDKLIRHLADHHGVTSIVISHDLRSIFGIADRIAMLYKGKLILDGTRDDFRNSADPIVQQFITGNPSGPMEV from the coding sequence GTGGGTCGTATCGAGTTCAAAGGCATCGCCAAAGCGTTTGGGTCCCTTCACGTTCTCAGAGGCGTTGATCTGGTCGTTGAACCGGGTGAAGTCTTCTTCATCATTGGTCAATCCGGCGCCGGAAAATCCGTGCTCGTCAAGCATTTGATCGGTTTGATTCGCCCAGACGCCGGTCGAATTTTCCTCGACGATGTGGACGTAACCGACCTCACCGAGAAGGAGCTCTACGACGTCCGTAAACGCTGCGCGATGGTTTTTCAGAATTCCACGCTCTTCGACTCGATGACGCTTCTCGACAACGTTGCACTTCCGATCCGAAAGCATAAGAGCGTCTCCACCAAAGACGCGCGCCAAATGGCGCTGGAGAAGCTAAAACTCGTGGGTATGGCCGACTATCATGACCGCTACCCCGCAGATTTCGGCGACGGAATGCGCAAAAAAGTCGCCATCGCGAGAGCACTCACACTCGACCCCGAGTACGTGATCTTCGATGAGCCAACGACCGGTATCGACCCTATCTCCGCCGCGATGGTCGACAAACTCATCCGACACCTCGCCGACCATCACGGCGTCACCAGCATCGTGATCTCGCACGACCTGCGTAGCATTTTCGGAATCGCAGACCGAATCGCCATGTTGTACAAAGGAAAGTTAATCCTTGATGGGACACGCGATGACTTCCGCAATTCTGCCGACCCAATCGTGCAGCAATTTATCACTGGAAACCCATCGGGCCCCATGGAGGTCTGA
- the lepB gene encoding signal peptidase I has product MSEEIEYLGETKPRTLGVLVTLGLLGGPGLAHVYVGKLQRGILVNLLVILVVEVFVIAFSLLKFFPLLPMVVILLGWITILGFNISSAKSDISKDYVLRPFNHPLLYALVALFTFYGPLVATAQFTQTSLLGLTKVDHSAMTPAIIPGDVILFDRTSFQGRAISRGEAVVLEHQEERPNVLRAVAVPKDTVQVDGTNPIVNQTPLVQAELQPSGDDRDLFAMVEENFGSKYVVSVSKRTFLDAWVPPQELKESEYFLLADNRHQVPLQDGEIPPRDSRNFGPISEEEIEGKPMYIAWSIDPETNSVRWHRIGLRLR; this is encoded by the coding sequence ATGAGCGAAGAGATCGAATATCTGGGAGAGACAAAGCCCCGAACTCTGGGAGTTCTCGTCACACTTGGATTATTGGGTGGGCCCGGTCTGGCGCACGTCTACGTTGGGAAACTGCAGCGCGGCATTCTGGTCAACCTTTTGGTCATTCTGGTGGTGGAAGTCTTTGTCATTGCTTTTAGTCTTCTGAAATTCTTCCCACTCCTGCCGATGGTCGTGATTCTTCTGGGGTGGATCACAATTCTTGGGTTCAATATCTCGAGCGCCAAATCAGATATCTCGAAAGACTACGTGCTACGCCCGTTCAATCACCCCCTCCTCTACGCGCTTGTCGCCTTGTTCACGTTTTACGGTCCACTTGTCGCGACCGCGCAGTTCACACAAACGAGTCTCCTCGGACTCACAAAGGTCGACCATTCGGCGATGACACCCGCAATCATCCCCGGGGACGTCATTCTCTTTGACAGAACCAGCTTTCAAGGCCGCGCTATCTCTAGAGGCGAGGCTGTGGTCTTGGAGCACCAGGAGGAGCGCCCTAATGTTCTCCGGGCCGTTGCCGTTCCCAAAGACACCGTTCAAGTCGATGGCACCAATCCCATCGTGAATCAGACCCCGCTTGTCCAAGCCGAACTTCAGCCATCGGGGGACGACCGCGACCTCTTCGCGATGGTGGAGGAGAACTTTGGGTCAAAATACGTGGTGAGCGTCTCCAAACGCACCTTCCTGGATGCGTGGGTACCGCCACAAGAACTCAAAGAATCCGAGTATTTTCTACTCGCAGATAATCGACACCAAGTTCCTCTCCAAGATGGTGAAATCCCGCCAAGAGACTCTCGAAACTTCGGGCCCATATCTGAAGAGGAAATTGAAGGGAAACCCATGTACATCGCATGGTCTATTGACCCTGAAACCAATTCAGTGAGATGGCATCGAATCGGTCTTCGACTGAGATAG
- a CDS encoding MlaD family protein yields the protein MQKKETAIEVKVGALVLFSSALLVAFVLLLGDFSFSDGFEFDVEFNNAGGLKPGADVAIAGISVGNVKQLRFTENENRDPEGAAVAVRATLKIDDEYADSVRDNSQFFITTRGVLGEPYIEIVTNNFDGKPVAKGDVLKGVDPPRMDIIISKATELISSLNELFDDPNIKTRELISNTASLMKTLDSLVVDNREDLDQTIDSVRLTSEEAAKLMAALNVAVDDGNALRSTINDLSATSRNARNIASKVDGKIDPLLDDLGVATSNARSVSESADRLITGNEGKITASLDNLEVSSKRLASMSADAEDVVQGIKRGEGTVGALLSERELYDDLKEMLRNIKQRPWKIVWKE from the coding sequence ATGCAGAAAAAAGAAACGGCCATTGAAGTTAAAGTTGGAGCGCTCGTACTCTTCTCGAGCGCACTCCTTGTGGCTTTTGTACTTCTTCTCGGAGACTTTTCATTTTCCGACGGATTTGAGTTTGACGTAGAGTTCAACAATGCCGGCGGCCTCAAACCGGGCGCCGACGTTGCCATTGCCGGAATCAGCGTGGGTAACGTCAAACAATTGCGATTCACGGAAAACGAGAATCGCGACCCGGAAGGCGCTGCTGTTGCGGTGCGTGCAACACTAAAGATCGATGATGAATACGCAGATTCCGTGAGAGACAACAGCCAATTCTTCATCACGACGCGCGGCGTCTTGGGCGAGCCCTATATTGAAATCGTGACGAATAACTTCGACGGAAAACCTGTCGCAAAAGGTGATGTGCTCAAGGGCGTGGACCCTCCGCGAATGGACATCATCATTTCGAAGGCCACGGAACTCATTTCATCTCTCAACGAGCTCTTCGACGACCCAAATATCAAAACTCGCGAGCTCATCTCGAATACCGCTAGCCTGATGAAAACTCTGGATTCCCTGGTGGTTGACAACCGTGAAGACCTCGACCAGACCATCGATAGCGTTCGCCTTACGTCTGAAGAAGCCGCAAAGCTCATGGCTGCCCTGAATGTGGCAGTTGATGATGGAAATGCGTTGCGTTCGACTATCAACGACCTCTCCGCAACCTCCCGAAACGCACGCAACATCGCGAGCAAAGTCGATGGCAAGATTGACCCCTTGCTCGACGATCTCGGTGTCGCGACGTCTAACGCACGAAGTGTTTCAGAGAGTGCTGACCGACTTATCACGGGCAACGAAGGCAAGATCACTGCAAGCCTAGATAACCTCGAGGTTAGCTCCAAAAGGCTCGCCAGCATGTCCGCAGACGCGGAAGATGTCGTTCAAGGTATTAAACGAGGTGAAGGCACTGTCGGGGCTCTCTTGAGTGAAAGAGAACTCTACGACGACCTCAAAGAGATGCTTCGAAACATCAAGCAGCGCCCCTGGAAAATCGTTTGGAAAGAGTGA
- a CDS encoding tetratricopeptide repeat protein, with protein MIAVMVPNIRSEYYRGLADHLMLRTHFKRSVDMYDKAHQAFPYRGENLFNKGLALRRTGKLDDGIEAMIASLELRPFDSRPHVHISQYYSLKNKPVDALKHARRSVELFRNNLEGRKAIALAFDREGRVEEAALEI; from the coding sequence ATGATTGCGGTTATGGTTCCTAATATTCGCTCCGAGTACTACCGAGGATTGGCAGACCATCTTATGCTTCGGACGCATTTCAAGAGGTCGGTAGATATGTACGATAAGGCCCATCAGGCCTTTCCGTACCGAGGTGAGAACCTTTTCAACAAAGGCCTTGCGCTTAGACGAACTGGCAAGTTGGACGACGGTATCGAGGCCATGATTGCTTCGCTAGAGTTGCGCCCGTTTGATTCAAGACCGCACGTGCATATTTCTCAATATTATTCTCTGAAGAATAAGCCTGTGGATGCGCTTAAGCATGCTCGCCGTTCGGTAGAGCTCTTTAGGAACAACCTTGAGGGACGAAAGGCCATTGCCCTGGCGTTTGACCGTGAGGGTCGTGTTGAAGAGGCCGCTTTAGAAATTTAA
- a CDS encoding ABC transporter ATP-binding protein: protein MIDVTRAARNQRIRLYFKRYALHFVIGGIFLVLTNYLALEIPGRVGLAIEGMQNGVDLAGIKDHAIWIIGLAIGAGIARILSRVYIFNAGRLVEYDLRNELFEHLAKLNLSWFSSMSTGDITSRVSNDVNFVRLLYAIAYLHVINTVVAYALALNKMVALDWKLTLFCLIPYPIIFIGVRFIIHKLFKQTKIVQTELSKISSRVQENLTGIQVIKTYTLEGREISRFKALNENFVEENIKLVTIRGGLQATMTLLSGAGTLVILLVGANWVVAGNLSVGQFVEFNGYVVALAFPTMGLGWVLSVWNRGIAAFDRILEVLFTKPTIEDPAEPVAIPRPAVSGQISFEGVSFAYDQSDAISDFSVEIPAGSKVAIVGRTGSGKSTLVGLLARLFDPQHGRILVDGVDIRDLELRRHRARLGVVPQDPFLFSMTIRNNVRFGYDAQLDDPEFSRLSEDSADPTLKVLAKAGLDQDISSFPQGIETQVGERGITLSGGQKQRVTIARALLVEPSILILDDALSSVDNQTEQEILDHLDEVMDARTTIFITHRFSALSRMDRILVVDEGRLVEQGTHEELLAFGGVYAELNEHQKLKEELEG from the coding sequence ATGATTGATGTAACGAGGGCGGCGAGAAATCAGCGGATTCGCCTATATTTCAAGCGCTACGCCTTGCATTTCGTTATCGGAGGGATCTTCCTCGTCCTTACCAACTACCTCGCGCTTGAGATTCCAGGGCGCGTCGGGCTCGCCATTGAGGGCATGCAGAACGGGGTGGACCTCGCTGGCATTAAAGACCATGCGATTTGGATCATTGGACTTGCCATAGGAGCCGGAATCGCCCGAATCCTGAGCCGAGTCTACATTTTCAATGCCGGTCGCCTTGTTGAATACGACCTGAGAAACGAACTCTTTGAGCATCTCGCAAAACTAAACCTTTCATGGTTTTCGAGCATGTCCACGGGCGATATCACCAGTCGAGTCTCAAACGACGTGAACTTCGTTCGACTCCTCTACGCGATAGCCTATCTCCACGTGATCAATACCGTGGTCGCCTACGCCCTAGCGTTGAACAAGATGGTTGCACTCGATTGGAAGCTCACGCTCTTTTGCTTGATTCCGTACCCGATCATCTTCATCGGCGTTCGATTCATCATCCACAAGTTGTTCAAGCAGACCAAAATCGTCCAAACCGAACTCTCCAAGATATCCTCTCGTGTTCAAGAGAATCTGACCGGAATCCAAGTCATTAAGACCTACACCCTCGAAGGCCGCGAAATCTCTCGATTCAAGGCACTAAACGAGAACTTCGTCGAAGAAAACATCAAGTTGGTGACGATCCGAGGCGGCCTTCAAGCAACTATGACACTGCTCTCGGGCGCAGGCACACTCGTCATCTTGCTCGTGGGAGCCAATTGGGTGGTCGCTGGCAACCTTAGTGTTGGACAATTCGTTGAGTTCAACGGGTACGTCGTGGCCCTGGCGTTTCCAACCATGGGCCTTGGATGGGTCCTCTCCGTCTGGAATCGAGGCATCGCTGCCTTTGACCGTATCCTTGAGGTCCTCTTTACTAAGCCCACTATTGAAGACCCTGCAGAACCCGTCGCAATCCCCCGACCAGCGGTATCTGGCCAGATATCATTCGAAGGGGTGTCGTTCGCTTACGACCAGTCCGACGCAATCTCAGACTTTAGCGTTGAAATCCCAGCGGGCTCAAAAGTCGCGATCGTCGGAAGAACGGGTAGCGGGAAATCAACGCTCGTTGGGCTTCTCGCACGCCTCTTCGACCCACAACATGGGCGAATCCTTGTCGACGGCGTCGATATCCGCGACCTTGAACTGCGTCGCCATCGCGCGCGCCTGGGTGTGGTCCCTCAAGACCCGTTCCTCTTTTCGATGACCATCCGAAACAACGTTCGGTTTGGATACGATGCGCAGCTAGACGACCCGGAATTCTCGCGACTCAGTGAGGATTCAGCGGACCCAACGCTTAAGGTCCTGGCCAAAGCTGGGCTCGACCAGGATATCTCTTCATTCCCACAAGGCATCGAAACTCAAGTTGGAGAGCGCGGAATCACACTCTCGGGTGGCCAAAAACAAAGGGTTACTATCGCCCGTGCACTACTTGTCGAACCGAGCATCCTCATTCTCGACGATGCGCTTTCGAGCGTGGACAACCAGACTGAACAAGAGATTCTCGACCACCTCGATGAAGTGATGGATGCCCGCACGACCATTTTCATCACGCATCGTTTCAGCGCACTCTCGCGAATGGACCGCATTCTCGTTGTGGATGAAGGGCGCCTCGTCGAGCAAGGAACCCACGAAGAACTCCTCGCGTTTGGGGGCGTTTATGCGGAGCTCAATGAGCACCAAAAACTTAAAGAAGAGCTGGAAGGATGA
- a CDS encoding O-antigen ligase family protein, producing MDEGRSQKWSLSTWMILAAIALVPGAFATAFSSFEVVKAALLLVLVGLAMLAFGVDVLRKKSTAVTGVKVALVAYLFGAFALISAAWSPVPILGLVDAMKWTAMVGVFLLVVSPVGRAIRFNDFGLALGIGAIIVGASSVLDAVGLEVFTPVWNPSGATGAFDSHEFLVPYTAMVIPILSAGVIRHTGWQKIVIGVGLLFAALGFGLNTSLLFAGVASGVWVVATLVILIFQGFGRASLLGPAVGALIVASSAAAVGHFLAPAPHASDANRLPVVVVEQKSTIDDFTDNDIRFPMFEIGRTEEVANTAAYPYLFALGMDMFREKPLGGQGAGGWWQVQTKYSRPDDPYVSKLFEHYPAFKSAHNSYVEALAGFGFIGFFLFLAWLVSVFAVTLTGLGRKEERERWLLEHWGLILGVGSGAALAMVSPALNFAGTGVVFFAGLGLLIRESSMLNEFKGLGTIWRIDANSGITLGNHYARLRRARASRHRCGHDCGYGS from the coding sequence ATGGATGAAGGAAGAAGTCAAAAGTGGAGCTTGTCCACGTGGATGATACTTGCGGCAATAGCACTTGTGCCGGGTGCGTTCGCGACGGCGTTTTCGTCTTTTGAGGTTGTAAAGGCGGCGCTGCTTTTGGTCTTGGTCGGATTGGCCATGTTGGCCTTTGGGGTTGACGTTCTTCGAAAGAAATCCACGGCGGTAACGGGCGTCAAGGTAGCTTTGGTTGCCTACCTTTTCGGTGCTTTCGCGCTGATTTCGGCGGCGTGGTCACCGGTCCCAATTCTCGGGCTCGTAGATGCGATGAAGTGGACGGCGATGGTTGGAGTGTTCCTGCTGGTCGTTTCACCCGTTGGACGCGCCATTCGCTTCAATGACTTCGGTTTGGCTCTCGGGATTGGTGCTATCATTGTTGGGGCATCGAGCGTCTTGGACGCAGTCGGACTTGAGGTTTTCACGCCGGTTTGGAACCCGAGTGGGGCCACGGGAGCCTTTGATAGCCATGAGTTCCTTGTGCCCTATACCGCGATGGTCATCCCGATTCTCAGTGCGGGCGTGATTCGTCATACGGGTTGGCAAAAGATCGTGATCGGGGTTGGACTCTTGTTCGCCGCGCTTGGATTTGGCCTGAATACATCGCTCCTTTTTGCGGGCGTTGCATCTGGCGTTTGGGTCGTGGCGACCCTCGTCATCCTTATCTTTCAAGGTTTTGGACGCGCGTCTCTTCTGGGGCCAGCTGTCGGAGCGTTAATTGTCGCCTCGAGTGCAGCAGCTGTGGGACATTTTTTGGCTCCTGCGCCGCACGCATCGGACGCGAACCGGCTCCCGGTCGTGGTGGTGGAGCAGAAGTCCACGATTGACGACTTCACCGACAACGACATTCGTTTCCCGATGTTTGAGATTGGGCGCACCGAAGAAGTAGCGAACACGGCTGCGTATCCGTATCTATTCGCGCTCGGTATGGATATGTTCCGCGAGAAACCCTTGGGTGGCCAGGGGGCAGGTGGTTGGTGGCAAGTTCAAACCAAGTACTCTCGTCCAGACGACCCTTATGTCAGCAAATTGTTCGAGCATTATCCTGCGTTCAAGAGCGCCCACAACTCCTATGTGGAGGCGCTGGCAGGCTTTGGGTTCATTGGGTTTTTCCTATTCTTAGCCTGGTTGGTCAGCGTTTTTGCGGTGACTTTGACAGGGCTTGGTCGAAAAGAAGAACGAGAGCGTTGGCTCTTGGAACACTGGGGCTTGATTCTCGGGGTGGGAAGCGGCGCAGCTCTGGCTATGGTCTCCCCTGCATTGAACTTTGCAGGCACCGGCGTGGTCTTCTTCGCCGGATTGGGTCTTCTCATTCGTGAGTCGTCCATGCTCAATGAATTCAAAGGGCTTGGAACGATTTGGAGGATTGATGCAAACTCGGGAATCACACTCGGGAATCACTACGCGCGTCTTCGTCGGGCTCGTGCCAGCCGTCATCGGTGTGGCCATGATTGCGGTTATGGTTCCTAA